The proteins below are encoded in one region of Engraulis encrasicolus isolate BLACKSEA-1 chromosome 1, IST_EnEncr_1.0, whole genome shotgun sequence:
- the LOC134455774 gene encoding uncharacterized protein LOC134455774 isoform X1 translates to MASDGSRMYWSTEDIKCLLQVWGEGSIQAQFDGVVRNDEIYRTIGEELKKVGIIRDVKQIREKIKKLKQQYRVAKDNNNRSGAGRAKFQWFDTMDEILGHRPGNDQSLLRNSSAATAPLDDSGEDTLLDNFETTIDWDAVEDLMSPSPPPPATQTAGSAESGPVRGSSTLIPARTRPAKRKVSASAQELIDFFRETDETLYEREAALRREEQDREDKRREMELAARREENTAIVSVLTQLVNVLKDK, encoded by the exons ATGGCAAGCGATGGGAGCAGAATGTACTGGTCGACCGAAGACATAAAGTGTCTTCTGCAAGTTTGGGGGGAGGGATCGATTCAAGCGCAATTTGACGGGGTTGTACGAAACGACGAAATTTACCGAACAATTGGCGAGGAGTTAAAAAAGGTGGGTATTATTAGGGATGTCAAACAAATTAGGGAAAAAATTAAAAAGTTGAAACAACAGTACAGGGTCGCAAAGGACAATAACAATCGCAGCGGGGCAGGACGAGCCAAATTTCAGTGGTTTGACACAATGGACGAGATACTTGGCCATCGCCCTGGGAATGACCAAAGTCTGCTAAGAAACTCTAGTGCTGCTACAGCACCCCTGGACGACTCGGGAGAGGACACACTCCTTG ATAATTTCGAAACAACAATTGACTGGGATGCAGTGGAGGACCTGATGAGCCCATCCCCTCCACCACCTGCTACACAGACAGCAG GTTCAGCAGAATCAGGACCAGTGAGGGGCTCCTCCACTCTCATCCCAGCAAGAACCAGACCTG CAAAAAGGAAGGTATCGGCCTCGGCACAAGAACTCATAGATTTTTTCAGAGAGACTGATGAAACTCTCTACGAGAGAGAGGCTGCGCTGCGTCGGGAGGAGCAGGACCGAGAAGataagaggagggagatggagttgGCTGCAAGGAGGGAGGAGAATACAGCGATCGTGTCGGTGCTGACACAGCTTGTTAATGTGTTGAAAGATAAATAA
- the LOC134455774 gene encoding uncharacterized protein LOC134455774 isoform X2: MHSSFSDNFETTIDWDAVEDLMSPSPPPPATQTAGSAESGPVRGSSTLIPARTRPAKRKVSASAQELIDFFRETDETLYEREAALRREEQDREDKRREMELAARREENTAIVSVLTQLVNVLKDK, translated from the exons ATGCATTCTTCTTTCTCAGATAATTTCGAAACAACAATTGACTGGGATGCAGTGGAGGACCTGATGAGCCCATCCCCTCCACCACCTGCTACACAGACAGCAG GTTCAGCAGAATCAGGACCAGTGAGGGGCTCCTCCACTCTCATCCCAGCAAGAACCAGACCTG CAAAAAGGAAGGTATCGGCCTCGGCACAAGAACTCATAGATTTTTTCAGAGAGACTGATGAAACTCTCTACGAGAGAGAGGCTGCGCTGCGTCGGGAGGAGCAGGACCGAGAAGataagaggagggagatggagttgGCTGCAAGGAGGGAGGAGAATACAGCGATCGTGTCGGTGCTGACACAGCTTGTTAATGTGTTGAAAGATAAATAA